Below is a genomic region from Naumannella halotolerans.
GGATGGTGCAGATCCCACGTACCCACAGGTCCACCGGTACGCCGGCCATCGAGGCCCGGTAGAGGGCATCGCTGATGGCCTCGTCGACCAGGGAGTTGACCTTGATCCGGATCCCGGCCGGTTTGCCCTGGCGGTGATTGGCGATCTCGCCCTCGATCTGGTCGATCAGTCCCTTGCGGATGCCGTGCGGGGCGACCAGCAGCCGACGGTAGTTGATCTCCTGCGACATACCGGACAGGCGGTTGAACAGCCGGGCGACGTCCTCGGTGATGATCGGGTTCGCGGTCAGCAGACCCATGTCCTCATACATCCGGGCGGTCTTCGGGTTGTAGTTGCCGGTGCCGATGTGGGCATAACGGCGAAGGCCCTCGGGCTCCTCGCGTACCACCATCGAGAGTTTGCAGTGCGTCTTCAGGCCCATCAGGCCATAGATCACGTGACAACCGGCCTGCTCCAGCTTGCGGGCCCAGGCGATGTTGTTCTGCTCGTCGAACCGGGCCTTGATCTCCACCACCGCCAGCACCTGCTTGCCCGCCTGGGCGGCCTCGATCAGGGCATCGATGATCGGCGAGTCACCGGAGGTGCGGTACAGGGTCTGCTTGATCGCCAATACGTGCGGATCTGCGGCGGCCTGTTCGATGAACCGCTGGACGCTGGTGGCGAAGGAGTCGTAGGGATGGTGCAACAACACATCGCGCCGCATCAGCGAGCCGAACATATCGGCCGGCTGGGCGGTCTCCACCTCGGCCAGATCCGGATGGGTGGCAGGCAGGAAGGCCGGGTACTTCAACTCCTCGCGGTCCAGCCCGCCGAGCCCGAACAGGCCGGTCAGGTCCAGCGGCCCGGGCAGGGAGTAGACCTCCTCGGGGGAGATGTCGAGTTCGGTGGTGAGCAGTTCCAGCATCACCTCGTCGATGTCGTCCTCGACCTCCAGGCGGACCGGCGGACGACCCAGTTTGCGCCGCAACAGCTCCTTCTCCAGCGCGAACAGCAGGTTCTCCGCGTCGTCCTCCTCAACCTCCACGTCCTCGTTGCGGGTGACCCGGAACATGTGGTGGGTGAGGACCTGCATCCCGGAGAACAACTGGTCCAGGTGGCGGGCGATCACATCCTCCAGCGGTAGGAAGCGGCCGCCGCCCAGGGCGACCAGGCGGGGCAGGATGTTCGGCACCTTCACCCGGGCGAACTGCCGGGCACCGGTGCTCGGATGCTTCAACAGCACCGCCAGGTTCAACGACAGACCCGAGATGTAGGGGAACGGGTGCGAGGGGTCGACCGCCAGCGGGGTCAGCACCGGGAAGATCCGGTCGGTGAACAGGGTCCGCATCCGGTCCTTCTCCGGTGCCTGCAGTTCGTCCCAGCGAAGGATCTCGATGCCCTCGGCGCTGAGCGCCGGGCGGACCTCCTCGGTGAAGACCCGGGCCTGTTCGGTGACGAGTTCGCGAGTGCGTTCGAGGATCATCCGATGGACATCGCGCGGCAGCATCCCCGAGGCGCCCGGTACGGCGACCCCGGCGGCCATCCGTCGTTTCAGGCCGGCCACCCGGACCATGAAGAACTCGTCCAGGTTGGCCGAGAAGATCGCCAGGAACTTCGCCCGCTCCAGCAGCGGGATCCGGTCGGCATCACGGGCCAGGTCGAGTACCCGGTTGTTGAAGGCCAACCACGACATCTCGCGATCGGCGAAGCGGTGTTCGGGCAACGTGACGGCGGTGTCCGGTTCCTCGGCCTCGCGAGGCTCCAGCTCTGCTTCCACCGTTGCCACCTCCGGGTTCGTCGGGTGAGTTGCTGACATCAAACTCTATCCGAGTCGGCGCCGGGGAACGCGTAGACGACATCTTGGTGAATGACCTCGAAACCGGCCCGGCGATAGATCTCGACCACCCGCGGCTGGTCGTCCTCCACATAGAGGATCACCCGTTGCTTGCCGAGGTCGACCAGATGCTGCAGCCCGGCGGTCAGCAGGGCCCGACCGATCCCGCCACCGCCGGCCTCGGGATCGACGGCGAGGACGTAGACCTCACCGGTCTCGGCGTCGTGCTGTTTGGTCCAGTGGAACCCGGTCAGCCTCGACCGGCCGTCGGCATCGGTCACGGTGGCCACCAGCAGGTCCTCGGGGCGGTACCAGTCCTCACTCATCCGCGAGGCGAGGTCGGCGGCATCCATCGCGCCCTGTTCGGGGTGGTGGGAGAAGGCGCGGGCGTTCACCGCGATCAGCTCCTCGGCGTCCTCGGCCCGGTAGCCGCGAATGGTCACTCCCGCCGGCGGCGGCACCACCTCCACCGGCCCGGCCGGCGATCGCTCCATGATCAACAACTTGCGTACCGGTTCGGCCCCGCGCGCCGCGGCCCAGGCCCTCGCCCCGGCGAGGTCGCCGAAGGCCCAGTAGGCAAGGGATCGCGGGTGGTCGCTGAGTTCGGCGACGATCCCGGTGGCGACACCGGACCGGCGGTGATCGGGATCGACCACCACCTGGACGTGCCCGTCGGCCAGCAACCCGTACCCGATCAGGGCCTCGGCAGAATGCGCCGTGACCTGCCGTTCGGGGCCGCCGTGGTTGATGCTGATCATGGCCGCTTCGTTCAGTGCAGCGGTGCCGTCGACGGCCCGGGCGGCCTCGACCAGTGACCTCACCTCGGCGGTGTCGGGAACGGCGGTGCTGAAGGTCGTACGCTGCAGGCTCACCAGCCCAAGACTAGTCTGTCGGTGATGTCCGAGCCTGCTGAACGACCCACGCCCTCCGAGCCGCCGTCGGGGAACGATCCCGTCGACCCTGCCGACCCCGGACCCGGGACCGCCGATCCTGATCCGATCGACCCGCAGTTCGTCGCGGCCAGTCGACGCACCGCCGCAGTCGGTACGGTGATCGCGCTGATCTGTCTGCTCGGCGTGATCATCGCCCCGGCCCTGTCCTTCGTGGGCTTCAGCCTCTGGGCAGTGCTGACGATCACCACCGCCCTGGTGATGGTGGCGATCTGCGGATTCCAGTTCTCGGTCTGGAACCGGGTGCAGCGCGGTGACGCCTCGGTCTGGCGGCTGCAGACGATGTCCTGGGCGGGGCACCTGCTGTCGTACCTGATCGCCCTGCTCGGTCTGGTCGCAGGGCTGGTCACGATGTCGGTCGACGGCCCG
It encodes:
- a CDS encoding RNA degradosome polyphosphate kinase, with the protein product MSATHPTNPEVATVEAELEPREAEEPDTAVTLPEHRFADREMSWLAFNNRVLDLARDADRIPLLERAKFLAIFSANLDEFFMVRVAGLKRRMAAGVAVPGASGMLPRDVHRMILERTRELVTEQARVFTEEVRPALSAEGIEILRWDELQAPEKDRMRTLFTDRIFPVLTPLAVDPSHPFPYISGLSLNLAVLLKHPSTGARQFARVKVPNILPRLVALGGGRFLPLEDVIARHLDQLFSGMQVLTHHMFRVTRNEDVEVEEDDAENLLFALEKELLRRKLGRPPVRLEVEDDIDEVMLELLTTELDISPEEVYSLPGPLDLTGLFGLGGLDREELKYPAFLPATHPDLAEVETAQPADMFGSLMRRDVLLHHPYDSFATSVQRFIEQAAADPHVLAIKQTLYRTSGDSPIIDALIEAAQAGKQVLAVVEIKARFDEQNNIAWARKLEQAGCHVIYGLMGLKTHCKLSMVVREEPEGLRRYAHIGTGNYNPKTARMYEDMGLLTANPIITEDVARLFNRLSGMSQEINYRRLLVAPHGIRKGLIDQIEGEIANHRQGKPAGIRIKVNSLVDEAISDALYRASMAGVPVDLWVRGICTIRPGVPGLSENIRVRSILGRFLEHSRIFWFANAGRPRVGIGSADLMHRNLDRRVETVVSLGNPQHVKQISGLFDLAFDPGTASWWLEDETWTQRTHDEEGNALLDLQEHLIAAVRRRRAKDS
- the mshD gene encoding mycothiol synthase; protein product: MSLQRTTFSTAVPDTAEVRSLVEAARAVDGTAALNEAAMISINHGGPERQVTAHSAEALIGYGLLADGHVQVVVDPDHRRSGVATGIVAELSDHPRSLAYWAFGDLAGARAWAAARGAEPVRKLLIMERSPAGPVEVVPPPAGVTIRGYRAEDAEELIAVNARAFSHHPEQGAMDAADLASRMSEDWYRPEDLLVATVTDADGRSRLTGFHWTKQHDAETGEVYVLAVDPEAGGGGIGRALLTAGLQHLVDLGKQRVILYVEDDQPRVVEIYRRAGFEVIHQDVVYAFPGADSDRV